Within Candidatus Cloacimonadota bacterium, the genomic segment TTCAAGGATTGAACACTGAATGAAGCGAGAAAATCGTTAATTTCATCAGCACGATTATATGCTGGAACGATAATTGAGATGAGTTTTAATTTATCCATTTTTTATTTTCTTAATTCTAAAAGCCGCAACAACAATCAGACCTAAAAATGCTAAAATATGTGCAAAAACAGAAACATGATAATATTTGATGAAAGTTTCCGGAATGAACTCAAAGAGGATTTTGTGTTTACCAGCAGAATCAATATAAACTGAACGCAAAATATGGTCAGTTTTATAG encodes:
- a CDS encoding YfhO family protein translates to QSPDSSYVKLENASFNQMKYEIFTDKPTLFVASEIYYPKGWKCFVDGKETEIYKTDHILRSVYIDSAGKHKILFEFIPETFIKYYHVSVFAHILAFLGLIVVAAFRIKKIKNG